In Candidatus Pelagibacter sp. HIMB1321, a single genomic region encodes these proteins:
- the lpdA gene encoding dihydrolipoyl dehydrogenase, whose amino-acid sequence MSEKFQAVVIGGGPGGYVCAIRLAQLGLKTACIESRGSLGGTCLNVGCIPSKSLLNLSEEFHKVKNLSNKGIEVGEVKLNLNKMMKSKDKAVTVLTKGVEFLLKKNKVTYFKGHGSFKSKNEINIKDADNKETVIGADNIIIATGSVPVSLPGIDFDEKTILSSTGALKIEQVPKKMVVVGGGYIGLEMGSVWSRLGAEVHVVEFLEHITPGMDREISQEFMKILKKQGIKFHMQHKVEEIKKDSEGAIVSTSDKDGNKKDFDCDVVLISVGRKPNTEGLNIEAAGVELDEKHRVKTDKNFKTNQNNIYAIGDVITGPMLAHKAEDEGIAVAENIAGQSGHVNYDTIPGVVYTTPEVASIGKTEEQLKEKNVDYKIGKFSFMANSRAKAIDDAEGFVKILADAKTDKVLGAHLIGPHAGELIAEIGVAMEFGASSEDIARTCHAHPTFSEAVKEAALSVDKRAIHS is encoded by the coding sequence ATGTCAGAAAAATTTCAAGCAGTTGTAATTGGTGGTGGTCCGGGTGGTTATGTTTGTGCAATTAGATTGGCTCAATTAGGATTGAAAACTGCATGTATTGAATCGAGAGGTTCATTAGGTGGTACTTGCCTGAATGTTGGATGTATACCCTCAAAGAGTTTATTAAACTTATCTGAAGAATTCCATAAAGTTAAAAATCTATCAAATAAAGGAATAGAAGTTGGTGAAGTAAAGCTAAATCTTAATAAAATGATGAAAAGTAAGGATAAAGCAGTAACTGTTTTGACAAAGGGAGTTGAGTTTTTATTAAAGAAAAACAAAGTTACATATTTCAAAGGTCATGGAAGCTTTAAATCAAAGAATGAAATCAATATAAAAGATGCAGATAACAAAGAGACAGTAATTGGTGCAGATAACATTATAATTGCTACAGGATCAGTACCTGTATCACTCCCAGGAATAGATTTTGACGAGAAAACAATTTTATCTTCTACCGGAGCTTTAAAGATAGAGCAGGTGCCAAAAAAAATGGTTGTAGTAGGTGGAGGATACATTGGGTTAGAAATGGGATCAGTTTGGTCAAGATTAGGAGCTGAAGTTCATGTAGTAGAATTCTTAGAACACATCACGCCTGGCATGGATAGAGAGATTTCCCAAGAATTTATGAAAATTTTAAAAAAACAGGGAATAAAATTTCATATGCAGCATAAAGTTGAAGAGATTAAAAAAGATAGTGAGGGAGCAATTGTTTCAACTAGTGATAAAGATGGAAATAAAAAAGATTTTGATTGTGATGTAGTTTTAATTTCAGTTGGAAGAAAACCTAATACGGAAGGATTAAACATTGAAGCAGCTGGAGTTGAACTTGATGAAAAACATAGAGTTAAGACAGACAAAAATTTTAAGACTAATCAAAATAATATTTATGCTATTGGAGACGTAATCACTGGTCCTATGCTTGCACATAAAGCTGAGGATGAAGGAATAGCAGTTGCTGAAAATATTGCAGGACAATCAGGCCATGTTAATTATGATACTATTCCTGGTGTTGTCTATACAACCCCAGAAGTTGCTTCAATTGGAAAAACAGAAGAACAGTTAAAAGAAAAAAATGTTGATTATAAAATTGGAAAATTTTCATTTATGGCAAACTCAAGAGCAAAAGCAATTGATGATGCAGAAGGATTTGTTAAAATTCTAGCTGATGCTAAAACAGATAAAGTTTTAGGGGCTCATTTAATAGGGCCTCACGCAGGAGAATTAATAGCTGAAATTGGAGTAGCTATGGAATTTGGAGCAAGTTCTGAAGATATTGCAAGAACATGTCATGCACATCCTACATTTTCTGAAGCAGTTAAAGAAGCAGCTCTTTCAGTTGATAAAAGGGCAATACACTCTTAA
- the odhB gene encoding 2-oxoglutarate dehydrogenase complex dihydrolipoyllysine-residue succinyltransferase: MSEKIVVPVLGESITEATVSKWLKSEGETVEADEPIVELETDKVNLEVPSPISGVLSEINSKDGTVVEVGALLGSVSENGSGTVKKEVIKKIEPTATPENNVVNLEVPKKEPEIFEEKKDQESSDEAPLILTKEVKEKEEVKLESDSENQTLSPAVRKIVAEKKIDINSVKGTGKDGRILKGDLISLMGAQPQPSERKAQYGPEEKIRMTRLRQTIAKRLKQAQENAALLTTFNEVDMSSIMEMRKENQEDFQSRYGIKLGFMSFFVKACIVALKSFPAVNAEIDGEDIIYKNYYNISFAVGTEKGLVVPVLKNADELSFADIEKNIKEISEKARDGKLTIEDLQGGTFTISNGGVYGSMLSTPILNLPQSGVLGMHNIVERPVVVDGEIKIRPIMYLALSYDHRIIDGKESVSFLKMIKENLEDPRRLFLDI; encoded by the coding sequence ATGAGTGAAAAAATTGTAGTTCCTGTCTTAGGTGAAAGTATTACAGAAGCAACAGTCTCTAAATGGTTAAAAAGTGAAGGTGAAACAGTTGAAGCCGATGAACCAATTGTTGAATTAGAGACTGATAAGGTAAATTTAGAAGTTCCATCACCAATTAGTGGTGTCTTGTCAGAAATAAATTCTAAAGATGGGACAGTTGTTGAAGTTGGAGCGTTACTTGGATCAGTATCTGAAAATGGATCTGGAACAGTGAAAAAAGAAGTAATTAAAAAAATAGAACCAACAGCAACACCAGAAAATAATGTTGTAAATTTAGAAGTTCCAAAAAAAGAACCAGAAATTTTTGAGGAAAAAAAAGATCAAGAGAGTTCTGATGAAGCACCATTAATTTTAACAAAAGAAGTAAAAGAAAAAGAAGAAGTAAAGCTTGAATCTGACTCAGAAAATCAAACTTTATCTCCAGCAGTAAGAAAAATTGTTGCTGAAAAGAAAATCGACATTAATTCAGTTAAAGGTACAGGTAAAGATGGAAGAATTTTAAAAGGCGATTTAATTAGTCTTATGGGAGCACAACCACAACCTTCTGAAAGAAAAGCTCAATACGGTCCTGAGGAAAAAATTAGGATGACTAGATTGAGACAAACGATTGCTAAAAGACTAAAACAAGCTCAAGAAAATGCAGCCTTGTTAACAACGTTTAATGAAGTTGACATGTCAAGCATTATGGAAATGAGAAAAGAAAACCAAGAGGATTTTCAAAGTAGATATGGAATAAAATTAGGCTTTATGTCTTTCTTTGTAAAAGCTTGCATAGTTGCACTTAAATCTTTTCCAGCTGTAAATGCGGAAATTGATGGAGAGGACATAATTTATAAAAATTATTATAATATTAGTTTTGCAGTTGGTACTGAAAAAGGTTTAGTTGTCCCAGTATTAAAAAATGCTGATGAACTATCATTTGCAGATATTGAAAAAAATATTAAAGAAATTTCAGAGAAAGCTAGAGACGGAAAATTAACAATCGAGGATCTTCAGGGTGGAACTTTTACAATCAGTAACGGCGGTGTTTATGGATCGATGTTATCGACACCAATTTTAAATCTTCCTCAATCTGGAGTTCTTGGGATGCATAATATTGTTGAAAGACCAGTGGTGGTTGATGGAGAAATTAAGATAAGACCAATTATGTATTTAGCTTTATCCTATGATCATAGAATAATAGATGGAAAAGAGTCTGTTTCATTTTTAAAAATGATTAAGGAAAATCTAGAAGACCCAAGAAGATTATTTTTAGATATTTAA
- a CDS encoding O-linked N-acetylglucosamine transferase, SPINDLY family protein, with product MPQEDKLILEKLFIQALENHKKKNFHNAKNIYKEVLKKDPFHLKACFNLAILYNNLGNFQKSIIYYEKVLEIKPHEFNACYNLGNIYKKLKKNDKAKKLYKKVIELQPKNIAALNNLGNLSRELGEYQNAIRYFKELIKIKPNFAIGYYNLGHLLKEIGEYHEAIEYFDKAVKIEPKNLIFQWQSMITFPVIYKNFEEIELSRTKFKKKIKVIDQLLNSENKYTKYDLENTINSGTNFFLHYQGKDDLSLQKQFANLIEQITQKVYPQFNIKIKKKKLDKKISVGFISSFFRDHTVSKLFKNWILKLDDKKFDKFTYYVSNNIDHVTQKIKNNSKLFFSENVEELISQISADSIDVIIYLDIGMEPKIQILSSLRLASLQFNTWGHPVTSGFKNIDFFLSSELMEANDSKKYFSEKLIKMPQLGIDYDFPDLSNTKEPELSKSTKSTIFLNLQSLFKLLPQDDHIYLDIIKKNPNCYFWFIEGIKDPMNLVFKDRISKRFQDEGYDFKKYFYFHPRCSNNEFLGLIKKSDIILDSLNWSGGNTSLEAISLNKPIITLPSNFMRGRHTYGILKILGIEETIANSKKNYIEIALKLASDINFRNEVIKKIKINKKKLFNNEKSVTFLEKVITSEYYKKNNIKVKG from the coding sequence ATGCCCCAAGAAGATAAATTGATATTAGAAAAACTTTTTATACAAGCTCTGGAAAATCATAAAAAGAAAAATTTTCATAATGCAAAAAATATTTACAAAGAGGTTTTAAAAAAAGATCCATTTCATTTAAAGGCATGTTTTAATCTTGCAATTTTATATAACAATTTAGGTAATTTTCAAAAATCAATTATTTATTATGAAAAGGTTTTAGAGATTAAACCCCATGAATTTAATGCCTGCTACAATCTAGGTAATATCTATAAAAAATTAAAAAAAAATGATAAAGCAAAAAAACTTTATAAAAAAGTAATCGAGTTACAACCTAAAAACATTGCAGCATTAAATAATCTTGGAAATTTATCTAGAGAACTAGGAGAGTATCAAAATGCAATTAGATATTTTAAAGAATTAATAAAAATTAAACCTAATTTTGCTATCGGTTATTATAATCTTGGGCATCTACTCAAAGAAATAGGTGAATATCATGAGGCAATAGAATATTTTGATAAAGCCGTTAAGATAGAGCCAAAAAATCTTATATTTCAATGGCAGTCTATGATTACATTTCCAGTAATTTATAAAAATTTTGAAGAAATTGAACTCTCAAGAACTAAATTTAAAAAAAAAATTAAAGTTATAGATCAGTTATTAAATAGTGAGAATAAATATACCAAGTATGATCTAGAAAACACTATTAATTCAGGTACAAATTTTTTTTTACATTATCAGGGAAAGGATGATTTAAGTTTACAAAAGCAGTTTGCAAATTTAATAGAACAGATAACACAAAAAGTTTACCCTCAATTTAATATTAAAATAAAAAAAAAAAAATTAGATAAGAAAATATCAGTTGGTTTTATTTCATCTTTTTTCAGGGATCATACGGTATCAAAATTATTTAAAAATTGGATACTAAAATTGGATGATAAAAAGTTTGATAAATTTACATACTATGTTTCTAACAATATTGATCATGTTACTCAAAAAATTAAGAATAATTCTAAACTTTTTTTTAGTGAGAATGTTGAAGAATTAATTTCTCAGATATCTGCAGATAGTATAGATGTAATCATATATTTGGATATTGGGATGGAACCAAAAATACAGATTTTAAGTTCTTTAAGATTAGCATCATTGCAATTTAATACTTGGGGCCATCCTGTGACCTCAGGTTTTAAGAATATTGATTTTTTTCTCTCAAGTGAATTGATGGAAGCTAATGATTCAAAAAAATATTTTTCTGAAAAATTAATTAAAATGCCTCAATTAGGAATAGATTATGATTTTCCAGATTTATCTAATACAAAAGAGCCTGAATTATCTAAAAGTACAAAATCAACAATATTTTTAAACCTTCAAAGTTTGTTTAAACTTTTACCTCAAGATGATCATATTTATTTAGATATAATAAAGAAAAATCCAAACTGTTATTTTTGGTTTATTGAGGGCATAAAAGATCCAATGAATTTAGTATTTAAAGATAGAATTTCAAAACGATTTCAGGATGAGGGGTATGACTTTAAAAAATATTTTTACTTTCATCCAAGATGTAGCAATAATGAATTTTTAGGTCTAATTAAAAAATCGGATATAATTTTAGATAGTTTGAATTGGTCTGGTGGAAATACTTCTTTAGAAGCTATTAGTTTGAATAAGCCAATTATTACTCTTCCATCTAATTTTATGAGAGGAAGACACACTTATGGTATTTTAAAAATTCTAGGTATAGAAGAAACAATCGCAAACTCTAAAAAAAACTATATTGAAATAGCTTTAAAATTGGCTAGCGATATCAATTTTAGAAATGAAGTAATTAAAAAAATTAAGATAAATAAAAAAAAATTATTTAATAATGAAAAATCAGTAACATTTTTGGAAAAAGTGATTACCAGTGAATATTACAAAAAAAATAATATTAAAGTAAAAGGTTAA